The Enterobacter kobei genome has a segment encoding these proteins:
- a CDS encoding 3-phenylpropionate MFS transporter: MVLHSTRWLALSYFTYFFSYGIFLPFWSVWLKGIGLTPETIGVLLGAGLVARFLGSLLIAPRVSDPSLLIKAVRILALLTLVFVACFWVSHQFAWLMVVMVGFNLFFSPLVPLTDALANTWQKQITMDYGRVRLWGSIAFVIGSALVGKLVSLYDYRAILALLSIGIASMLLGMLLRPSVMPQGESRHQESAGWPAWRSLVAQSWRFLACVCLLQGAHAAYYGFSAIYWQGAGYSASAVGYLWSLGVVAEVIIFALSKKLFRRFGARDLLLLSAICGVARWGIMGWTTDLPWLILAQILHCGTFTVCHLAAMRYIAAREGGDVIRLQSVYSAVAMGGSIAVMTVFAGFLYQHLGHGVFWVMALVALPAMFVRPKVAARA, from the coding sequence ATGGTCTTGCATTCCACGCGCTGGCTGGCGCTCAGCTATTTCACCTATTTCTTTAGCTACGGTATTTTTCTGCCATTCTGGAGCGTCTGGCTCAAGGGAATCGGCCTGACTCCAGAGACCATCGGCGTTCTGCTGGGGGCCGGACTGGTGGCGCGTTTTCTTGGCAGCCTGCTGATTGCCCCGCGCGTCAGCGATCCCTCTCTGCTGATCAAGGCTGTACGCATTCTCGCGCTGCTCACCCTGGTCTTTGTCGCCTGCTTCTGGGTAAGCCATCAGTTTGCCTGGCTGATGGTGGTGATGGTCGGCTTTAACCTGTTCTTCTCTCCGCTGGTTCCTCTGACGGATGCGCTGGCGAACACCTGGCAAAAGCAGATCACCATGGACTATGGCCGCGTGCGCCTGTGGGGCTCTATTGCTTTTGTTATCGGTTCCGCGCTGGTTGGGAAACTGGTCAGCCTCTACGACTACCGTGCGATTCTGGCTCTGCTGAGCATCGGGATAGCGTCGATGCTGCTGGGAATGCTGTTACGTCCATCCGTGATGCCGCAGGGAGAAAGTCGCCATCAGGAGAGCGCGGGTTGGCCAGCCTGGCGGAGCCTGGTCGCACAGAGCTGGCGCTTTCTGGCGTGCGTCTGTCTGCTTCAGGGGGCGCATGCGGCGTACTATGGCTTCAGCGCTATCTACTGGCAGGGGGCGGGCTACTCTGCCTCTGCGGTCGGTTACCTCTGGTCGCTGGGCGTGGTGGCCGAAGTCATTATTTTCGCCCTGAGCAAAAAGCTGTTCCGCCGTTTTGGCGCGCGCGATCTGCTGCTGCTTTCGGCGATTTGCGGCGTGGCACGCTGGGGTATTATGGGCTGGACGACGGATCTGCCATGGCTGATCTTGGCGCAAATTCTGCACTGCGGCACCTTCACCGTATGTCACCTGGCGGCGATGCGCTATATCGCTGCGCGTGAGGGCGGGGATGTGATTCGTCTGCAGTCGGTCTATTCCGCGGTAGCAATGGGCGGCAGTATTGCGGTGATGACGGTCTTTGCCGGTTTCCTGTATCAACACCTCGGGCACGGCGTCTTCTGGGTAATGGCGCTGGTGGCGCTACCGGCGATGTTTGTTCGACCAAAAGTGGCCGCACGCGCGTAA
- a CDS encoding DoxX family protein: MNSLRYLDFGQSRHLLLLIARIALVVLFIIFGYPKLTGFSGTVQYMTSLGTPMPMLAAIIAVVMEVPAAILIVLGFFTRPLAVLFVFYTLGTAVIGHHYWNMTGDAVVPNMINFYKNVSIAGAFILLAIVGPGAISLDRR; this comes from the coding sequence ATGAACTCACTACGTTATCTCGATTTTGGTCAGTCACGCCATCTGTTGTTGTTGATTGCCCGTATCGCGCTTGTCGTCCTGTTTATTATCTTTGGTTATCCGAAACTGACGGGGTTTAGCGGCACCGTACAATATATGACCTCGCTGGGGACACCGATGCCCATGCTGGCGGCCATTATTGCGGTGGTGATGGAAGTGCCAGCCGCCATCCTGATCGTACTGGGCTTTTTCACCCGCCCTCTTGCCGTGCTGTTTGTGTTCTACACGCTGGGCACGGCGGTGATTGGTCACCATTACTGGAATATGACCGGTGACGCGGTCGTACCGAATATGATTAATTTCTACAAGAATGTCAGTATTGCGGGCGCATTTATATTGCTGGCGATTGTAGGTCCAGGCGCAATATCCCTTGACCGCCGTTAA
- the glyA gene encoding serine hydroxymethyltransferase: MLKREMNIADYDAELWQAMEQEKVRQEEHIELIASENYTSPRVMQAQGSQLTNKYAEGYPGKRYYGGCEYVDIVEQLAIDRAKELFGADYANVQPHSGSQANFAVYTALLQPGDTVLGMNLAQGGHLTHGSPVNFSGKLYNIIPYGIDESGKIDYEDMAKQAKEHKPKMIIGGFSAYSGIVDWAKMREIADSIGAYLFVDMAHVAGLIAAGVYPNPVPHAHVVTTTTHKTLAGPRGGLILAKGGDEELYKKLNSAVFPSAQGGPLMHVIAAKAVALKEAMEPEFKVYQQQVAKNAKAMVEVFLNRGYKVVSGGTENHLFLLDLVDKNLTGKEADAALGRANITVNKNSVPNDPKSPFVTSGIRIGSPAVTRRGFKEAEVKELAGWMCDVLDNINDEAVIERVKGKVLDICARFPVYA, encoded by the coding sequence ATGTTAAAGCGTGAAATGAACATTGCCGATTATGATGCCGAACTGTGGCAGGCTATGGAGCAGGAAAAAGTACGTCAGGAAGAGCACATCGAACTGATCGCCTCCGAAAACTACACCAGCCCGCGCGTCATGCAGGCACAGGGTTCTCAGCTGACCAACAAATACGCTGAAGGTTATCCAGGCAAGCGCTACTACGGCGGTTGCGAGTACGTTGATATCGTTGAGCAGCTGGCAATCGACCGTGCGAAAGAACTCTTTGGCGCTGACTACGCGAACGTGCAGCCGCACTCCGGCTCTCAGGCTAACTTCGCCGTTTACACCGCGCTGCTGCAGCCGGGCGATACGGTGCTGGGTATGAACCTGGCGCAGGGTGGCCACCTGACTCACGGCTCCCCGGTGAACTTCTCCGGCAAACTGTACAACATCATCCCTTACGGTATCGATGAGTCCGGTAAAATTGACTACGAAGACATGGCGAAGCAGGCTAAAGAGCATAAACCGAAGATGATCATCGGTGGCTTCTCTGCTTACTCCGGTATCGTTGACTGGGCAAAAATGCGTGAAATCGCAGACAGCATCGGTGCTTACCTGTTCGTCGACATGGCGCACGTAGCGGGTCTGATTGCCGCTGGCGTTTACCCGAACCCGGTTCCGCACGCTCACGTTGTGACCACCACTACCCATAAAACCCTGGCGGGTCCACGCGGTGGCCTGATCCTGGCGAAAGGCGGTGACGAAGAGCTGTACAAAAAACTGAACTCTGCCGTGTTCCCAAGCGCGCAGGGCGGCCCGCTGATGCACGTTATCGCGGCAAAAGCGGTAGCGCTGAAAGAAGCGATGGAGCCAGAGTTCAAGGTTTATCAGCAGCAGGTTGCTAAGAACGCCAAAGCGATGGTGGAAGTGTTCCTGAACCGTGGCTACAAAGTGGTTTCTGGCGGTACTGAAAACCACCTGTTCCTGCTGGATCTGGTTGATAAGAACCTGACCGGTAAAGAAGCTGACGCTGCACTGGGCCGCGCTAACATCACCGTGAACAAAAACAGCGTGCCAAACGATCCGAAGAGCCCGTTCGTGACGTCCGGTATCCGTATCGGTTCTCCGGCTGTGACGCGTCGCGGCTTTAAAGAAGCGGAAGTGAAAGAGCTGGCTGGCTGGATGTGTGACGTTCTGGACAACATCAATGACGAAGCGGTTATCGAGCGCGTCAAAGGTAAAGTTCTGGATATCTGCGCACGCTTCCCGGTATACGCATAA